The Geotrypetes seraphini chromosome 8, aGeoSer1.1, whole genome shotgun sequence genome includes a region encoding these proteins:
- the LOC117365361 gene encoding actin-85C-like has protein sequence MFNLKVLDTPAVIFDNGSGLCKAGIAGENIPRVIIPTVVGRARATAVMLGVGHKGYYIGDEAQAKRGILSLNYPMEHGIVTSWEDMEKVWRHLYQEELKLKAYKRPVMLTEAPLNPHANREKMAEIMFEVFNVPAMFVALQAILSLYALGQTTGIVLDSGDGVTHTVPIYEGHCLPQGVCRMNFAGRDITKYFAMLLMESGHYFVSTAEREVVKDIKEKLCYVAVDINLENMKPPKEILRKYILPDGNIIKIGDQLYRAPEVLFTPINAGNTATGVHQMILESIRKCDMDIHKYLFGNMVLAGGSTLFHGLDKRVLKEVQLLAPRGLTLKIRAPPERIFSGWIGASILSSLPTFKPMWVTVNDYKEYGPAAIHQKCF, from the coding sequence ATGTTTAATCTTAAAGTCCTAGATACCCCAGCTGTTATTTTTGACAATGGATCTGGGTTGTGTAAGGCTGGCATTGCTGGAGAGAACATTCCAAGAGTCATCATTCCTACCGTGGTGGGACGGGCGAGAGCCACAGCTGTCATGCTAGGAGTTGGTCATAAGGGCTATTACATTGGGGATGAAGCTCAGGCCAAACGGGGGATCTTGTCCCTGAATTACCCCATGGAGCATGGAATTGTGACATCTTGGGAAGACATGGAGAAGGTCTGGAGGCATCTGTACCAGGAAGAGCTGAAGCTGAAAGCCTACAAGAGGCCAGTGATGCTGACAGAAGCCCCGTTGAACCCCCATGCCAATCGAGAGAAGATGGCAGAGATCATGTTTGAGGTCTTCAATGTGCCAGCCATGTTTGTAGCTCTGCAAGCCATTTTATCTCTTTATGCCTTGGGGCAAACAACTGGCATTGTCCTGGACAGTGGAGATGGTGTGACACACACAGTCCCTATTTATGAAGGCCACTGCTTGCCGCAGGGGGTTTGCCGAATGAACTTTGCTGGAAGGGATATCACAAAGTATTTTGCCATGCTTCTTATGGAAAGTGGCCATTATTTTGTGAGCACAGCAGAGAGGGAAGTGGTAAAAGACATCAAGGAGAAACTCTGCTATGTTGCAGTTGACATAAACCTCGAAAACATGAAGCCTCCGAAAGAGATTCTGCGGAAGTATATTCTGCCTGATGGGAACATCATCAAGATTGGAGATCAACTGTATAGGGCTCCTGAGGTTCTGTTCACCCCAATCAATGCTGGCAACACAGCAACAGGGGTCCATCAAATGATTCTGGAGAGCATCAGAAAGTGTGACATGGACATCCACAAGTATCTCTTTGGGAACATGGTTCTGGCAGGGGGTTCCACACTCTTCCATGGTCTTGACAAAAGAGTCTTGAAAGAAGTGCAACTCCTGGCTCCCCGAGGGTTGACCTTGAAGATAAGGGCCCCTCCAGAAAGAATATTTTCTGGATGGATTGGGGCTTCGATTCTCTCCTCCTTACCCACCTTCAAGCCAATGTGGGTCACTGTCAATGATTACAAAGAATATGGACCAGCTGCCATCCACCAGAAGTGTTTCTGA